The proteins below come from a single Caulobacter flavus genomic window:
- a CDS encoding DUF736 domain-containing protein — MARIGTFKASRDGFSGSIRTLKLSVPSVVFKPIDGDPAKDQPVYRVFAEGAEIGAAWKYTSGKGVDYLSVSLDDPSFPAPISARLFPAEEGFDLVWNRPARKGEPADQPEPDDEA, encoded by the coding sequence ATGGCCCGCATCGGCACTTTCAAGGCCAGCCGCGACGGCTTCTCCGGCTCGATCCGGACGCTCAAGCTCTCGGTGCCCAGCGTCGTCTTCAAGCCCATCGACGGCGATCCGGCCAAGGACCAACCGGTCTATCGGGTCTTCGCCGAGGGCGCCGAAATCGGCGCGGCCTGGAAATACACCTCGGGCAAGGGCGTCGACTACCTCTCGGTCAGCCTCGACGACCCGAGCTTCCCCGCGCCGATCAGCGCCCGGCTCTTCCCGGCGGAAGAGGGCTTTGACCTGGTCTGGAACCGGCCCGCCCGCAAGGGCGAGCCCGCCGACCAGCCCGAGCCGGACGACGAGGCCTGA
- a CDS encoding AAA family ATPase, which translates to MTVRHILALLESHAEGDEERLLSIALSIAATEARAGHADDAAALKQAVQRVRDARRGPPVPAASPIPLARPRGELQSIVESSYPKTKLSGMVLAPATADKLARVVRQQEARATLREHGQTPATHLLLIGPPGTGKTMTAAALAAELRLPLFTIKLESVFSRYMGETASKLRLVFDQVAAVRGVYLLDEFDAVGARRGDPNDVGEMRRILNSVLSFMEESNSTDSIVVAATNHVEILDHALARRFDEVVEYGLPSADEGVAILKARLGKFKLAAKAIKGLREELGGLSQGEIVRATDSAVREAILDGRLEIAADHLAKMLRDRRAFRERFHPAT; encoded by the coding sequence ATGACTGTTCGGCACATTCTCGCGCTCCTGGAGTCGCATGCCGAAGGCGATGAAGAGCGCCTGCTGTCCATCGCCCTGTCGATCGCAGCGACCGAGGCGCGCGCCGGTCACGCCGATGACGCCGCCGCCCTGAAGCAGGCGGTGCAACGGGTCCGTGACGCGCGTCGGGGACCGCCCGTCCCAGCCGCCTCGCCGATCCCCTTGGCGCGCCCGCGCGGCGAGCTGCAGAGCATCGTCGAGAGCAGCTACCCCAAGACCAAGCTGTCGGGCATGGTTCTGGCGCCGGCCACCGCCGACAAACTGGCCCGCGTCGTGCGCCAGCAGGAAGCGCGCGCGACATTGCGCGAACATGGCCAGACCCCCGCGACCCATCTTTTGCTGATCGGCCCGCCAGGCACGGGCAAGACCATGACCGCCGCGGCGCTGGCGGCGGAACTGCGGCTGCCGCTCTTCACCATCAAGCTCGAAAGCGTGTTCTCCCGCTACATGGGCGAGACCGCGAGCAAGCTGCGTCTGGTGTTCGACCAGGTCGCGGCCGTGCGCGGGGTCTATCTGCTCGACGAGTTCGACGCCGTAGGGGCTCGCCGCGGCGACCCCAACGATGTTGGGGAAATGCGCCGGATCCTCAATTCGGTGCTGTCCTTCATGGAGGAGTCCAACAGCACCGACAGCATCGTGGTGGCCGCCACCAACCACGTCGAGATCCTCGACCACGCCCTGGCGCGGCGCTTCGACGAGGTCGTCGAGTACGGCCTGCCCAGCGCCGACGAGGGCGTGGCCATCCTCAAGGCCCGCCTTGGCAAGTTCAAGCTGGCGGCCAAGGCCATCAAGGGCCTGCGCGAGGAACTGGGCGGGCTGAGCCAAGGCGAGATCGTCCGGGCCACGGACTCGGCCGTGCGCGAGGCGATCCTGGATGGCCGGCTGGAGATCGCCGCCGACCACCTGGCCAAGATGTTGCGCGACCGACGAGCCTTCCGCGAGCGCTTCCACCCCGCGACTTGA
- a CDS encoding helix-turn-helix domain-containing protein, with translation MSHPLPHPVDQHVGSRLRLGRKLRGVSQRILARALGLTFQQVQKYERGVNRVPASMLYGAARLLAVSIDWFYEGVEAEGGDLTAIGDRARVLRDFLATREGPELAVLMARLPRSQAVPVLALMRAFAEAEPLERAG, from the coding sequence TTGTCCCACCCGCTTCCGCACCCCGTCGATCAGCATGTCGGCTCCAGACTGCGCCTTGGCCGAAAGCTGCGCGGCGTATCTCAGAGGATCCTGGCCCGGGCCTTGGGTCTGACCTTCCAGCAGGTCCAGAAGTACGAGCGCGGGGTCAATCGCGTCCCGGCCTCGATGCTTTACGGCGCAGCGCGGCTCCTGGCGGTGTCGATCGACTGGTTCTACGAGGGCGTTGAGGCCGAGGGCGGGGATCTTACGGCGATCGGCGATCGCGCGCGGGTGCTGCGCGACTTCCTGGCCACGCGCGAAGGGCCTGAGCTTGCGGTGCTGATGGCTCGCCTGCCCAGGTCTCAAGCCGTCCCGGTCCTGGCTTTGATGCGGGCTTTCGCCGAGGCTGAACCGCTGGAGCGGGCCGGCTAG
- a CDS encoding ParB/RepB/Spo0J family partition protein, giving the protein MSASSQAAKETAQDVVAAKFFIITDGGAVRSGEERVYPLSKLKASPDNVRKGGHKPAVIEARAASILAKGIIQPPVVRPERGEDGSETGYALVTAGEGRRLALRLLAKRKLIPRGALVRCLVDETNDAVEISLDENIGREPLAPADEFGAFKDLSERQGWGAEAIGARFGVTAAVVRERLRLSAVAPALIKAYREEQLTLDQLMAFAATEDHARQLQVFETHRDAHPSSIRRAMTETTVMADDRRVHFIGLEAYLAAGGVVVRDLFADDRGGYLSNVALVDRLVDEKLSAIVDEVAAEGWKWCEKHLQYPHGHGLTRVWPKAPEFTAERATQREALRAEYGDLSETWGGVEDLPAEVEARLTAIEEDLARDAREAYAPDDLARAGALVVLSYDGVVRIDRGFVRPEDVILTPKEEDDEDGEDRAAPAAEEEADGPANAPLSAKLIAELTAHRTAGLRLALANDPDLALVCLTHALALTTFQHAPWASCLDIKASSAFLPDHGEGVKTSPAYEALESRYDQWARQMPEKDDEVWAFVVGLDTDSRASLLAFCVARTLDAVRSFSGRRAGLSHAETLATATALDMTAFWKPTAERYLSRVTKGHVLAAVAEGVSADTAQRLSGLKKGDLVTAAEPDLVRVSWLPPLLRTKAPVRESQDEADDQAEVAAVETAVASDPPAQNGEVASPDDHPVQADSLAAE; this is encoded by the coding sequence ATGTCCGCTTCCAGTCAAGCCGCCAAAGAGACCGCCCAGGACGTCGTCGCCGCCAAGTTCTTTATCATCACCGACGGCGGCGCCGTCCGCTCCGGGGAAGAACGCGTCTATCCCTTGAGCAAGCTCAAGGCCTCGCCTGACAACGTCCGCAAGGGCGGCCACAAGCCCGCCGTCATCGAGGCGCGTGCGGCCTCGATCCTGGCCAAGGGCATCATCCAGCCGCCGGTGGTTCGGCCCGAACGCGGCGAGGACGGCAGCGAGACCGGCTACGCCCTGGTCACGGCCGGGGAAGGCCGCCGCCTCGCCCTGCGCCTGCTGGCCAAGCGCAAGCTGATCCCGCGCGGCGCGCTAGTGCGTTGTCTGGTGGACGAGACCAACGACGCCGTGGAGATCAGCCTCGACGAGAACATCGGCCGCGAACCGCTGGCGCCCGCCGACGAATTCGGGGCGTTCAAGGACCTCTCCGAGCGCCAAGGCTGGGGCGCCGAAGCCATCGGCGCGCGTTTCGGCGTCACCGCCGCCGTGGTCCGCGAGCGCCTGCGTCTGTCGGCCGTGGCGCCGGCTCTGATCAAGGCCTACCGCGAGGAGCAACTGACCCTCGACCAGCTGATGGCCTTCGCCGCCACCGAGGACCACGCGCGCCAGCTCCAAGTCTTCGAGACCCATCGCGACGCCCACCCCAGCAGCATCCGCAGGGCCATGACCGAGACCACGGTCATGGCCGACGATCGCCGGGTCCACTTCATCGGCCTGGAGGCCTATCTGGCCGCTGGCGGCGTCGTGGTCCGCGACCTCTTCGCCGACGACCGGGGCGGCTACCTGTCCAATGTCGCCCTGGTCGATCGCCTCGTCGATGAGAAGCTGTCGGCCATCGTCGATGAGGTCGCCGCCGAGGGCTGGAAGTGGTGCGAAAAGCATCTCCAGTATCCCCACGGCCACGGCCTGACCCGGGTGTGGCCCAAGGCGCCGGAGTTCACGGCCGAACGGGCGACGCAGCGTGAGGCCCTTCGGGCCGAGTATGGCGACCTCAGCGAAACCTGGGGCGGCGTCGAAGACCTCCCCGCCGAGGTCGAGGCGCGCCTGACCGCCATCGAGGAAGACCTCGCCCGCGACGCCAGGGAAGCCTACGCCCCCGACGACCTCGCCCGCGCCGGGGCCCTCGTGGTGCTGAGCTATGACGGTGTCGTGCGCATCGATCGCGGCTTCGTCCGCCCCGAGGACGTCATCCTCACGCCCAAGGAGGAGGACGACGAGGATGGGGAGGATCGCGCCGCCCCGGCCGCCGAAGAGGAAGCCGACGGTCCCGCCAACGCCCCCCTATCGGCCAAGCTCATCGCCGAGCTGACCGCCCACCGAACGGCGGGCCTGCGGCTGGCCCTGGCCAACGACCCCGATCTGGCCCTGGTCTGCCTCACCCACGCCCTTGCGCTCACCACCTTCCAGCACGCGCCCTGGGCCTCGTGCCTGGACATCAAGGCCTCCTCGGCCTTCCTGCCCGACCACGGCGAGGGGGTGAAAACAAGCCCCGCCTATGAGGCCCTCGAAAGCCGCTACGACCAGTGGGCAAGACAGATGCCCGAGAAGGACGACGAGGTGTGGGCGTTCGTCGTCGGCCTCGACACCGACAGCCGCGCCAGCCTCCTGGCCTTCTGCGTGGCCCGCACCCTCGATGCGGTCCGCAGCTTCTCGGGGCGGCGGGCGGGCCTTTCCCATGCCGAGACCCTGGCCACGGCCACGGCCCTGGACATGACAGCCTTCTGGAAGCCGACGGCCGAGCGTTACCTGAGCCGCGTCACCAAGGGCCACGTCCTGGCCGCCGTCGCCGAAGGCGTCTCGGCCGACACCGCCCAACGGCTCTCGGGCCTGAAGAAGGGCGATTTGGTCACGGCCGCCGAGCCTGATCTGGTGCGCGTCTCCTGGCTCCCGCCGCTGCTGCGCACCAAGGCCCCCGTCCGGGAAAGCCAGGACGAAGCGGACGACCAAGCCGAGGTCGCCGCCGTGGAGACCGCCGTCGCGAGCGATCCGCCCGCACAGAACGGCGAGGTCGCATCCCCGGATGATCACCCGGTCCAGGCCGACAGCCTAGCGGCCGAATAG